The following DNA comes from Thermococcus piezophilus.
ATTTCAATGGCTGCTTTTCTCCCGCTCAGGAACATGCCGCCGAATATCGGCCCCATCCTAGGGGCACCTGCAACTGCGTTTGCCGCCATGCCTGTGACGTACAGTCCCGGGAAGACCTCCCCAGTATGCTCCACCGTGAGCCTCTCACCAATCTCGGCCCACATGGGGCCCTCCCCCGGGAGCTTCTCTATCAGCCCTCTCTTCAGCAGGTGCTGAGTTACCTGAGCTCCATGGCCCGTTGAATCAATCACGAACCTTGCCTCAACAGTTAGGGGATCCACGTGGAGGCCCGTCATCTTCACCGGCGTCCAGTTTATGACCACACCAGCCACGCGGTCGTTTTTAACTACTAAGTCCTCGACCTCAAACATGTTGAATATCTTTACCCCAGCCTTCACCGTCCTGCTGGCTATCGTCGTGGCAACTTCAATCGCGTCGGCTACGTAAAGACCCGGTCTGAACTCCCCATAATTTATCCCAAACTCATCGAGTATCTTCCTGGCTCTCTCCTCCACGACGATCCTGTTGAAGCCCATCGCGCCGCCCCAGATTCCACCGCCCACGCTGAGCTTCTTCTCGAAGATTGCCACCTTTGCTCCGCCCTTGGCGAGATAGTAAGCCGCAACCATGCCCGATGGGCCAGCACCGATGATGGCAACATCAAGCGTGAGGTTGTCGAGCAGGTCTTTCATGTAGGCCTCGATTATCGCCCCACTTATCTCGACGTCTTTCAGCATTCTGACCACCCCAAATCTTATAAGCTACGGTGAAAACTAAGTTTTGAAATTTAAAAACCTTGTTATACATGGTGGTGGCAATGACCAGCTGGAGGAAGCTAGACGGGGGGTAATTACGGAGGAAATGAAGTTCATAGCGGAGCGCGAGGGGATAAGTGCTGAAAAGCTGAGGAGAAGCGTCGCCAAAGGCCACACCGTCATATTCCGCAACGTAAGGCACGATTGGGTCAAGCCCGTTGCAGTTGGTGAAGTCGTCCGCGTTAAGGTCAACGCCAACATAGGCACCTCGCGCGACATAGTAGACGTCGAGGCTGAGATAGAGAAGGCCAAAATCGCGGTCAAATACGGCGCCGATACCATAATGGACCTCTCAACTAGCGGCGACCTCGATGAAATAAGAAAGCGCATAATGAAGTCTGTGGACGTTCCCATTGGCACCGTTCCCATCTACCAGGCCGCCGAGGAGATGCTGGCCAAGGGAAAGGCCATCATCGACATGACTGAGGACGACATGTGGAGGGCTTTGGAGAGGCACTTCAGGGACGGCGTTGACTACACGACGATACACGTTGGAGTTACGAAAGAGGTCGTCGAGAAGATGAAGAGAACCAAGAGGATCGTCGGCATGGTCTCCCGTGGCGGAACGTTTCTGGCAGCGTGGATACTCCACTGGGGCGAGGAGAACCTCTTCTACAAGAACTACGACTACCTCCTTGAGCTCGCCAAGGAGTACGATGTCGTCCTAAGCCTCGGCGACGGGTTGAGGCCTGGTGGACTGCCCGATGCTGGCGATGAACTGCAGATAGCCGAGCTTTATACCCTCGGAAGGCTCGTTAGGAGAGCCAGAGAGGCAGGAGTTCAGACCATGGTTGAAGGGCCCGGCCACGTTCCGATAGACCAGATAGCAGCCCAGGTGAAGCTGGCCAAGATCGCCACGGATAACGCTCCTTTCTATGTGTTAGGTCCGATAGTTACCGATGTCTTCCCAGGCTATGACCACATCACGGCGGCCATAGGCGGAGCAATAGCCGCTCTAAACGGGGCTGACTTCCTCTGCTACGTCACCCCAGCGGAGCACCTCGGCCTCCCGACTGTCGAGCACGTGAGGGAGGGGGTTATAGCTACCAGGATAGCCGCTCACGCAGTCAATCTAACGCGCTTCGAGGCCGATTTTAAGAAGGATTACCTCATGAGCCTCGCGAGGGGAAGGCTGAACTGGGCGAAGCAGTTCGAACTCAGCGAGGACAAGGAGATGTTCGTCGAGATAAGGAAGGATAGACCGACAAAGACCGAGGCATGCTCCATGTGCGGCGATTTATGCGCGATAAAGCTCATCAACGACATGCTGAGGACAGGTGAGGCAGAGTGAGGCTCATCTACTGCGGCAAGACGAAGGACGTTTACGAGGATGGTCCGTATCTGGTCTTTTACTTCAAGGACTCCCTGCTGGGCGAAGACGGCAGAGAAGACACGGGTGGCAACGAGGTGATAGGCGAGAAACCTGGCAAGGGGAGTGCAGTTCTCAAGCAGACGGAGTTCCTCTTCAGCCTGCTGGAAAGGAACGGGATAAGGACCCACTTCGTCGAGCGGATTGACGAGAGAAGGGCGCGCTTTCTGAAGGCAGAGAGGATTCCTCTGGAGACTATATACCGCTTCAAGGCTTACGGAAGCTTTCTCAGGAAATACAGCGGCTGGGTGGAGTCCCTTCAAGAGCTGGGAATAGTCGAGTTCACCCTCAAGGACGACTCGCTCGGTGATCCCCTCATAACCGAAGAAGCAATATTACGGCTTGGTATAGCGAGCGAAGGAGAGCTGGAGGAAATGAAGGAGGTAACGAAAAGGGTCGCCGAAATCCTGGCGGAGTTCTTCTCCGCAAAGGGGCTTGAGCTAATAGACTTCAAGCTGGAGTTCGGCAGGCTGAATGGAGAGCTTCTGGTGATAGACGAGCTCAGCGGCGACACGATGCGCGTTATGAAGGGCGGAAGGCTTTTGAGCCAGGAAGAGCTCCTGGAGGTGGTAGAATGATAATCTCCACCATAGCTTCCCATTCCTCTCTTCAGATACTCATGGGGGTAAAGAGAGAGGGCTTCAGAACGAGGCTCTACGTCAAACCGAATAGAAAGGCCTTCTACTCCTTCATCCCGCTCGTCGATGAAATCGTCGTAACGGAAAACATGAGGGAAGTACTCGGTGATGACGGCATCGTCGTACCCCACGGCTCTTTCGTGGCCTACCTTGGCATAGAGACCATCGAGAAAGCAAACACTAAGTTCTTCGGCAACAAGCGTTTCCTCAAGTGGGAAACCAGCTTTGAACTCCAGGATAGGGCCCTTAAAAAGGCCGGCATCCCGATGGTTGAGGTCATCGAGCCCGAAGAGGCTAAGCCAGACGAGCTTTACTTTGTCCGCCTTGAGGGACCGAGGGGTGGAAGCGGGCACTTTTTGGCTTACGGTTATGAACTGGAGGAGAAGATCAAAGGTCTGAGCGAACCCTACAGGATTGAACGCTTCACAGACGGCGTTTACCTCTACGTCCACTTCTTCTATTCGCCGATTTTAAACCGTTTGGAGCTCTTTGGCATTGATGAGCGCCTGGTCATCGCGGACGCAAACAAGAGGCGGCCCTTCAAGATCCTCCCATACACCATAGCGGGAAACAAGGCCGTAGCGCTGAGGGAGTCGCTCATTCCAATGCTCTATGATTACGGATTGGTTTTCGTCAAGGCCATGGAAGAGCTTGAACCTCCCGGTATTATAGGTCCCTTCGCTCTCCACTTCGCCTACGATGGTGAATTCCGCTGCATAGGCTTCGCCTCGCGCATAGACGGCGGCAGCAATGCCAAACACTGGTACTCGGCCCTCTACTGGGAGAGGCCGATGCTCATGGGCGAGAGGATAGCGCGCGAGATTAAGCTCGCCCTCGAGGAGGACCGTCTCGAGGAGGTGGTAACTTGAGGTACGTCGGGAGAATGCTCGGAGTGGGCCTAAACAACGGGAGGCCCTTCGCCTTCTACCGCCTGAACTCCCGCTCATTCCCTAACAGGAGGGCGGTTATTCGGGGAAACGAAATTTACATAGCCAACCAGACCGAGACTGACAACCCCTACGTGAGCTATCCCGTTGTGAAGCTGCTCGAAAACTACGCGGTCGTGAGCAACGGACTGCAGACTGTCTTTATGGCCCAGGCTCTCGAAGAGGAAAGCCCGAGAAAAGCGTTGATCCATGTCCTCGACGCCCTCGACTACGAGCGTGATGACTACAGCACACCAAGGATAGCTGTCATAGTGGAGTGCGGGAAAGCTAGAGGCTGGCTCGGCTTCGTTGGCAGAGAAGAGCTCTGGGTTAAAGCCATTAAGCTGGAGGAAGGAAAGGCCCTCTTTACCGCGACGTACAACGTCGATGGCATTGAAGAGCTGGAGCTGAGCTTTTCGAATGCCGAAGAACTGGCCGAGAAAGTCTTAAGGCTGGAGTTCTCTCATCCTGTGCTGGCAATTGCGGTGGTTGAAAAAGAGGGTGGTTGGAAAGCGGCAGTTAAGCCTTGAACCTTCTCTTTTAAGCTCCCCCAACTTAACACCACGGAATCTTTTTATTGTCTTCCTCATAACGTTAAAGCGGTGATTTTCATGGAGGACCCATACGTCTGGATGGAGAACCTCCAGGACGAGCGTGTTCTCAAGCTGGTTGAGGAGGAGAACAAACGCTTTAGGGAGTTCGTTGGAGAGCTCAGCGACGAGCTTTTCCCAGAGGTCAAGGAGCTCTACTTTCTGCCCATCGTTAGAATGGCAAAGCTGACCGAACGGGGCACGCTCGTAATGGTCAACGAGGCCGGAAGGCAGGTCGTTAAGTGGCTTGACGGTGATGTGATAGTCGATTCCAAAAAGCTTGAAGAAGAGCTCGGTGATGAAGTGCTTTTGCAGGGCTTCACAGCAGATAGCGAAGGAAAAAGGCTCGCCTACAGCTTCTCCATTGGGGGGGCGGACGAGGGGATAACAAGGATAATCGACCTCGAGAGCGGGAAACTCATCGAAGAGATTAGACCTTCAGTTTGGGGAATCATCTTCCTCGAGGACGGCTACTACTTCGCGCGCTTCTACAGAAAGGAGAAGACCCCCGATGGAATGGAGCCGCCGGCGGTGAGGCTCTTCTTCAAGGACGAGAGCGGTGAAAGGATGGTCTTCGGTGGGGGCCTCGGCTCAGGCTACTTCATCAACATGGGGAAGAGCACCGACGGAAAGTGGGCGATGGTAGTGGTGACCTTTGGCTGGAACAAGGCTGAGATATACCTCGGCCTCATAGAGGAGCCCGAAAAGTGGAAGAAGGTTTACTCAGCTGAGGTTCCGGCACAGCCGATAGACGTTGTCGATGGAAAGATCTACATCCTCACGAAGGAAGGAAAGGGCCTCGGAAAGGTCATCGCAATCGAGGATGGCGAAATCGAGGAGGTTATTCCCGAGGGCGAGTTCCCGCTGGAGTGGGCAGTAATAGTAAGCGACAGAATCCTAGCCGGCAGGCTCGTCCATGCCAGCCACAGGCTCGAGGTCTACTCACTTAATGGCAAGAAGCTCGACGAGATTATCTTTGACCTGCCCGGAAGCCTCTACCCACTCGACACCGATGGCAAGAAGGTTATCCTCCGATACGAGAGCTTCACCGTCCCCTACAGGCTCTACGAGTTTGACGGAGAGCTGAAGCTTCTCGACGAGAGGAAAGTTGAAGGTGACTTTCAGGTGAGCGAGGACTTCGCGATGTCGGGGGACGGCACGAGGATTCATTACTTCCTAGTCAAAGGTGAGGGGGGCGAGAGGAAGGCCTGGGTCTTCGGCTACGGCGGCTTCAACATTTCCCTGACCCCGAGGTTCTTCCCGCAGGCGATTCCGTTCATCCGGCGCGGCGGAACCTTTGTAATGGCCAACCTCAGGGGAGGTAGTGAATACGGCGAAGAGTGGCACCGTGCCGGAATGAGGGAAAACAAGCAGAACGTCTTCGATGATTTCATAGCCGTTCTCGGTAAGCTCAAGGCCAAAGGTTACAAAGTGGCCGCATGGGGCAGGAGCAACGGCGGACTGCTCGTCTCAGCGACGCTCGTTCAGAGGCCGGACGTAATGGACGCGGCACTGATAGGCTATCCCGTCATTGACATGCGTCGCTTCCACAAGCTCTACATCGGCAGTGTTTGGGTCCCTGAGTACGGCAATCCCGACGACCCGAAGGACAGGGAGTTTCTGCTGAAGTACTGCCCCTACCACAACGTCAAAAGGCAGAAATATCCGCCAACGCTCCTCTACACTGGCTTATATGATGACAGGGTTCACCCAGCACATGCCATCAAGTTCTTCATGAAGCTGAGGGAGGTCGGCGCGCCCGTTTATCTGCGCATCGAGACCAAGAGCGGCCACATGGGCGCTTCGCCTGAGACGAGGGCGAGAGAATTAACTGACTTGCTGGCGTTCGTGATTAAGGTACTGGGGGTCTAGGCTTTTTCTTTTTTTCCATCATTGAGCTGATTGGTGCCAAGTTAAGTTTCTCGGCCGAAGTATCTGATAATGAATTTTCTCCTAACTAGTGGATACTTATCAAGATGTAAGTATCTTGAGATTTGCCGAAGCTCGAAAGGTTCTTATATTCCCTTGGGGAGAGTTAGATTAGGGAGCGAGACATGGAGAACACACGGATATCAACTGGTATTCCCGGGCTCGATGCAATGCTAAATGGGGGTCTCATTCCTGGTAGAACATACCTAGTCAAGGGAGCTCCCGGAACTGGAAAAACGACGTTTGCGATGCACTTTGCCATGGCCGGCATTGCCAACGGAGAGAACGTTCTCTACGTGACCTTAGAAGAGCCAGCAGATAACCTCAGAGCGGACATGATCAAGCTGGGATTTAACCTCCGCGATCCCAGGTTCACCCTGATAGACGCGACTCCAACGGCTGAGAGATACGTTCTCGTAGACGACTTCTTTGAGTCCTTCGCTAAGAACATAGAGAGGATGACGGAGGCCATAAAGCAGCAGCTCCGCACAAAGCACTACACCCGGATAATTCTCGATCCCGTAACCATGCTCAAGCTGACAGCGACGAAGGAGATAGAGTACAGGAGGGCCTTCCTGACCTTCATAAAGACGATGATGAGGATGAGGACGACCGTTCTGCTGACATCGGAGCTTCAGAGAACGGACATCGAGGAGTACCTTGTGAGCGGTGTGATAGAGCTGAAGGCCTTCGAAGTCGACGGGAGACTCTCCCGGGGCATCAAGATAACCAAATTTAGAGGGAGCGGCTTCGACGGAACCATCAGGCCGTATGAAATTACTGACAGGGGGATAGTGGTCCATAACGATCGCGTGATTTCTTCACCCTGATGCTTCTATCATCGCCATTATCTTTCTGTGCAGCTGCTTGATGAGCTCCCTTCTGTCTTCCATCAAAACGACGTCGCTCGAGCCAATAGCCTCCAGGTTGAAGGCGAAGGGACTTGGCAGCTCGTTGTGATCGATCACAACCTTAACTTTCCCGTCGCGAACCCAGCTCAGGAAGAGCTCGGCACTTTTCACATCCATCTTGTCCTCCATTATCTCGCGGTACACCTCTTTAAGAAGGGGAAAGTCTGGATAGTTCTCCTTGAGCACCTTGAGGAGCGCAACGGCCATGACCTGCTGCCTGCCGAGCCTCTTGCTCCTCCCGATGTAGCGCCTTAAAATGAGCAGTCCGCGATTGGCAACGTGTCTAAATCTCCTCTTCAACAGCTCCGTGTTGTCGAGGGCTTTCCTCAGCGTCTCCCTCAAGTCTTCAATCTCAAAGAGGGCTTTAATATCCTCCTCACTCAGTCTTTTGTCTGCTGGCAGGAGAAGGGCAAAGCCGTTGTCATTTATCGCTATCCCGACGTTACAGCCCTCCCACTTGCTCACGAGATAGGCAAAGGCCCTGCTTAAAGCGTCGTTTGCTCGCCTGCCGATGAGCGTGTGGAAGAAATAGCGGTTTCTCTTCTCGCCAAGAGCCTCTTCAACTAGCACCGTGCCGTCTTCCGGAATCACCGAATAGCGTGCCTGCTCGCAGAAGTAGGTTAAAATTGCTCTCGAGGCTCTTTCATCTATGCCGTACTTCTTCATGAGGAGGGACTTTGCGTTCCTCTTGTCTAGAAGGTTCTTGACTTCCCTCCTAAATCTCTGGACATCCCGGGCAAGGTCAAAGCTCAGCGGAAGCATCTCCGAGAACCACGCCGGTATCGTTGGCCTCGCGCCCTCGCGCGGAATAACGTAGATCTTGTTGCCCCTGCTCTTGATGAACTCGTAGGTTCTTCCGGCGAGAACGAAGATGTCTCCTGGCATGAGCCTCTCGGCGAACTCCTCCTCTACAGTTCCTATCAGCTTCTTGTCCATCGTGTAAACTCGGATTTTGGCCTCGTCTGGAATGGTGCCGACGTTCATATAGTAGATTGCCTTTGTCATCTTGCCGCGCCTTCCGAACTTACCGTCCTCAAGCCATATCTTTGCGTAGACTTTTCTCTCTGCAAGGCCAGCGTATTCGCCAGCCAAATATCTCAGAACGCTCATGAAGTCCTCGTAAGACAGGTCGTGGAATGGATATGCCCTCCTTACCAGTTTGTATGCCTCATTGACCTCCCAGATCTGATTCAGTGCCATTCCTAGCAAATGCTGAACCAGAACATCGAGAGGATTCTTCGGAATTCTAACCCTGTCAAGCCTCCTGTTGCGGGCGTTGTGCGCCAAAACGGTAACCTCAACCAAATCATCCCTATCGAGGGCCAAAATGACGCCTTTGCTCACGTCGTGCAGCCTGTGACCGGCCCTTCCAATCCTCTGCAATGCTCTATTGACGCTCTTTGGCGAACCGATAAGGACAACCAAATCTATTGTACCGATGTCAATGCCGAGTTCTAAGCTTGTCGAAGTGACGACGGCCTTCAGCTCACCCCTCTTTAGCTTCTCCTCGACGTCCAGACGAACCTCTCGCGAAAGGCTTGAGTGATGAGCTTCGATCAGTCCCTCAAACTCCGGATAGCGCTTCTTCAGGTTGAAGGCCACCCTCTCCGCACCGTTTCTCGTGTTGGTGAAGATTAGCGTCGTTCTATGTTCTCTTATCAGCTCGGCGAGGCGTTTGTAGAGGGCGTCGCTCAGGGTTCCAGCGTCAGTGTAAATCAAATCCTCGACGACGCTCTCGACCCATATTCTGGTCTCTTTGGCGAAGCTGACGTCAACTATTAGGCCCGGCCTCGGTTTGCCCTCATCGTCAAAACCGAAAACGAACTTGGCGACTTCCTCAAGTGGATGAATCGTCGCACTCAAGCCTATCCTGACGAATTCACTCTCGGCGAGATTTGCCAGGCGCTCGATGCTCAATGCCAGATGAGAACCGCGCTTGTTCTCGGCCAAGGCGTGAACCTCATCGATGATGAGGTACTTTACAGTTCTCAGCCTCTCGCGGAACTTTGGCGCGTTGAGCGCTATGGCGAGGCTTTCTGGAGTGGTTATGAGTATGTGGGGTGGTTTTCTCACCATCTTGCTCTTCTCGTAGCTCGAGGTGTCGCTCGTCCTTATGCCGACCCTTATCTCCGGCAGCTCGTAGCCAAGCTCTTTTGCCACTTCCTTTATCTCCGCGAGAGGCCCCTCAAGGTTCCGCTTTATGTCGTTGTTCAGCGCACGGAGGGGTGAAACGTAGAGGACGTAGATTTTGTCCTCCAGCTTTCCTTCCTTGGCGAGGAGGATGAGCTCGTTTATGGCAGCGAGAAAAGCGGAGAGGGTCTTTCCTGAGCCCGTCGGGGAGGATATGAGAACGTTCTCACCCTTGTGTATTTCTATGACCGCATAGCGCTGGGGCGGGGTGAAGGTGCCGAACTTTCTCTTGGACCACTCCCTAACCGGCTCGCTCAGTATCTCGAATATCTCCTCATCATTGTATTCCCTGACGGCGTATCTTATCCTCTCCTCACTCATCGGTCGACCATTTGCTTTTGGATTTTTAAACTATTCGGTTGGCTTAACAAACTTTTTAAGTGCTTATGATGAACCCCAGTTGGGTGAGAAGATGGAAATACTCAAAAAGGTTCTTGAAGAGTTCAACAGGCTCCACGGCAGCGAGGCCCAGGCAAGGATAGTCAAGAGAAAAGATGACGAAGTAATCATAGAGTTTGAAGGTTCATTCTGCGCCACCTGTGGGCTCTATGACTATTTTGACGACATAAAGTGGGAGGCTATGGAATTTGGCCTCAACATTGAGCTCGTGGAGATCATCGCGGCTGAGGAGGATGAGTTCGAGCACGGACGGTACGTTGTGAAGTACAGGCTCGGAAAGGGCGATTGAGTTTTAAGGCCTCGCTTCGATTTTAGGCCATGCTCCTTGAGTTGGTCCTCGCGGTGATATTCCTCTGGGATGGCTACTTCTTCCTTAATTACATAATTAGCCTTTTCCGTAATTACAGAACTAAAGAATGGACGCCGAAGGTAAGCCTCCTCATACCCGCCTACAACGAGGGAGAGCGCGTTTTGAAGTCCATCAAAGCCGCTCTCGGGCAGGACTACCCAGACTTTGAGGTCATAGTTGTCGATGATGGAAGCGAGGACAACACCTTTGAGGTAGCCAATTCCGTTAAAGATCCGATGCTCAGGGTTTACAGAAACGAACACAGCGGAAAGGCCAGAGCATTGAACTTCGGTCTCTCAAAAGCCAGTGGGGAGATAATAGTCACCACAGATGCAGACAGCGAGCTTGATGAAAACGCCCTGAAGGAGCTGGTGAGACGCTTCTACTCCAATGAGGTACTTGGCGTGGGCGGCCAAGTACGGGTTATGGGCTCGTCCTTTCTCGAGAGGGCTCAAGATATTGAACACCTGAGGATTGCCATGTTCCGACGCGCTAAAGAGCTCGAGGATTTAAGCCTCGCCCCCGGGCCTATAGCGGCCTTCAGAAGGGAAGCCCTCGAGAGAATTGGCGGCTTTGTTGAGGACATAGTCGAGGACTACGCGACAACCAAAGCCATCAAAAAGCTCGGAAAGGTCGTCTACGCCCCAAGGGCCAGGGTTTATACTGAGATGCATAATACTCTCTCCAAACTCTGGCGCCAGAGGAAGCGCTGGTTCCTCGGCGACCTGAAGAACCTCGGTGGCGGCTTCACCAAGGACTGGGCTTTTCTGCTCCTCGGCGACTTCGTTGCGTTGCTTGACATTCTCGTCCCGCCGCTACTGCTCGCTCTCGGTCGCTGGGAGCTCTTCCTCCTCTGGTACGGCTTTGAGGTTATCACGATGCTCGTGCCAACGGTCGTTGAAGAGGGCTCACTCCTAAACGCGCTCCTGTTTCCTTTCATCGTGTGGTTCTGGGCGCTGTTCTACCTTATGCTCCACGTTTACGGATACGTTAGGCTACTCCTGAGCAGGCTTTGACTCTCTTTTCCCTGTCTCTTTTGGACGAAACCTTTAAATGCCCATCCCTGTGCTACATAAACTATATAGACTATGTGTTAGCCAATAGACTAAATAGATGTGATGACGATGATCCTCATAACCGCCGCCCTCTTCATGGCCTGGGCGATAGGCGCAAACGACAGTGCAAAGGCCGTTGGAACCGCCGTTGGGTCTGGAGTTATCGGATTCAAGCGGGCCGTGCTGCTCATCGGGATATTTACGACTTTGGGTGTCCTTCTCGGCGGTTCGGGCGTTTCAGGAACGGTGAGCGGGTTAGCCGGAGGTATAGAAGCCCCGACGCTCGGTTTAGTGCTCTTCAGCGCGGCGGTGGCGGTTACAATTGCAAGCCTCTGGGGAAAGCCCATCTCAACCACTCAGTCCCTCCTCGGAGCTTTAACCGGTGCCTCCCTTGCGCTTGGCCTGTCTGTGGACTGGGGAACGCTGGGGAGGATAGCCCTTGCATGGGTTCTCTCCCCCATCCTGGCGGCTCTTGCGGCCATAGTCGTCTATCGTCTCTACTCCCCGGTGTTGAAGAAAGTAAAGTGCCTCAGAAACTTGGAGCTGAGCCAGAGGTGGCTGATATTCACGGCGGCTTCTTTCTCAGCTTTCAACCTCGGTGCAAACGAGCTCTCCAACGTGGCAGGTATACTAGAAAGCTTGGGCTTTGATGGGCCTTTCAAGGTCGTCCTTGCACTTATGCTTGCTATTGGAGCGCTTACCTTTAGCTACGAGGTCATGATGACGGTTGGAAGAAACCTCTCTCCTCTGGGGCCAACTTCGGCCTTCTCATCACAGTTAGGGGCTTCTTTAGCGGTCAGCGCCGCTAACCTGCTGGGCCTTCCAGTTAGCTCTGGCCAGGCGATAATAGGCGCCATAAGCGGGCTTAGTGCTTATAAGGGCGAGCATGTAAACGTCAGGGTTCTCCTTGGAATAGTCCGGGGGTGGATTCTCGGTCCTCTGGCTGCGGGTGGGCTGGCATACCTGCTCGTCGGCCTCTTAGCTTAGGCTTTTAAACCGACCGCCGAAGGTTCTTGAGGTGTTGCGAGATGGTCGAGTTTAAGTTTGAGGTAAAGGCGAGAGACGCCGCTGGTAGGATTGGAAAGCTTGAAGTTAACGGGAAGAAGATAGAAACGCCTGCCATAATGCCAGTTATCAACCCGAAGCAGCTCATAGTGACGCCGAAGGAACTGAAGGGGATGGGCTTCGGCATAATAATCACAAACTCCTACATAATTTATAATACGCCGGAGCTGAGAGAGAGGGCCCTCGAGGTTGGCATCCACAGGCTCCTCGACTACGACGGCATCATCGAGGTCGACTCCGGCTCCTTCCAGCTCATGCGCTACGGCGGCGTTGACGTTACCAACAGGGAAATAGTCGAGTTCCAGGAGAAGATTGGCGTCGACATCGGGACTTTCCTTGACATCCCCACACCGCCAGATGCTCCGAGGGAGAAGGCGGAGAAAGACCTCATGATAACCCTTGAGCGCGCTAAGGAGGCCGAGGAGATAAAGAGGATAGCGATGAACGCAACGGTTCAGGGCTCAACGTATCCGGACCTGAGGACATATGCCGCCCAGAAGCTCAGCGAGATGAACTTCGAGATTCATCCCATTGGCGCCGTCGTGCCGCTGATGGAGAGCTACCGCTACAGGGATCTGGTTGATGTTGTCATAGCCTCCAAGCAGGGGCTGAGGCCCGACAGGCCGGTCCACATCTTCGGCGCTGGCCACCCGATGATATTCGCCTTAGCTGTGGCGATGGGGATAGACCTCTTCGACTCTGCCAGCTACGCCCTCTACGCCAAGGACGACCGATATCTAACGCCTGAGGGGACAAAGCACCTGAGCGAGCTTGAGTACTTCCCGTGCTCATGCCCCGTCTGTTCCCGCTACACCCCTCAGGAGCTCCGCGAGATGCCGAAGGAAGAGCGCACGAGGCTTCTGGCTTTGCACAATCTCTGGGTAATCCGGGAGGAGCTCAATCGCGTGAAGCAGGCCATCAAGGAGGGCGAACTCTGGAGGTTAGTTGACGAGAGGGCGCGCTCACACCCGAAGCTCTACGC
Coding sequences within:
- a CDS encoding inorganic phosphate transporter gives rise to the protein MILITAALFMAWAIGANDSAKAVGTAVGSGVIGFKRAVLLIGIFTTLGVLLGGSGVSGTVSGLAGGIEAPTLGLVLFSAAVAVTIASLWGKPISTTQSLLGALTGASLALGLSVDWGTLGRIALAWVLSPILAALAAIVVYRLYSPVLKKVKCLRNLELSQRWLIFTAASFSAFNLGANELSNVAGILESLGFDGPFKVVLALMLAIGALTFSYEVMMTVGRNLSPLGPTSAFSSQLGASLAVSAANLLGLPVSSGQAIIGAISGLSAYKGEHVNVRVLLGIVRGWILGPLAAGGLAYLLVGLLA
- the tgtA gene encoding tRNA guanosine(15) transglycosylase TgtA; the protein is MVEFKFEVKARDAAGRIGKLEVNGKKIETPAIMPVINPKQLIVTPKELKGMGFGIIITNSYIIYNTPELRERALEVGIHRLLDYDGIIEVDSGSFQLMRYGGVDVTNREIVEFQEKIGVDIGTFLDIPTPPDAPREKAEKDLMITLERAKEAEEIKRIAMNATVQGSTYPDLRTYAAQKLSEMNFEIHPIGAVVPLMESYRYRDLVDVVIASKQGLRPDRPVHIFGAGHPMIFALAVAMGIDLFDSASYALYAKDDRYLTPEGTKHLSELEYFPCSCPVCSRYTPQELREMPKEERTRLLALHNLWVIREELNRVKQAIKEGELWRLVDERARSHPKLYAAYRRLLKYQDYLEQNEPITKASAFFKVSGESLNWPIVQMARARAEGVKAKFPETINHPIFGEIPKYLSLSYPFAQSEGEEDFTIEKPKKSEVRNYVMAVAEYQFGEGAGEAFKDAFVELSRKTGMPRQIKAKGKHLATFRAEDGLLTLGIEGAKRLHEILPFPKMRVVVDEDAEPFARKGKNVFAKFVIDADENIRPYDEVLVVNKNDELLATGQTLLNGRELKLFQSGLAVKARRGVEK
- a CDS encoding ATP-dependent helicase — protein: MSEERIRYAVREYNDEEIFEILSEPVREWSKRKFGTFTPPQRYAVIEIHKGENVLISSPTGSGKTLSAFLAAINELILLAKEGKLEDKIYVLYVSPLRALNNDIKRNLEGPLAEIKEVAKELGYELPEIRVGIRTSDTSSYEKSKMVRKPPHILITTPESLAIALNAPKFRERLRTVKYLIIDEVHALAENKRGSHLALSIERLANLAESEFVRIGLSATIHPLEEVAKFVFGFDDEGKPRPGLIVDVSFAKETRIWVESVVEDLIYTDAGTLSDALYKRLAELIREHRTTLIFTNTRNGAERVAFNLKKRYPEFEGLIEAHHSSLSREVRLDVEEKLKRGELKAVVTSTSLELGIDIGTIDLVVLIGSPKSVNRALQRIGRAGHRLHDVSKGVILALDRDDLVEVTVLAHNARNRRLDRVRIPKNPLDVLVQHLLGMALNQIWEVNEAYKLVRRAYPFHDLSYEDFMSVLRYLAGEYAGLAERKVYAKIWLEDGKFGRRGKMTKAIYYMNVGTIPDEAKIRVYTMDKKLIGTVEEEFAERLMPGDIFVLAGRTYEFIKSRGNKIYVIPREGARPTIPAWFSEMLPLSFDLARDVQRFRREVKNLLDKRNAKSLLMKKYGIDERASRAILTYFCEQARYSVIPEDGTVLVEEALGEKRNRYFFHTLIGRRANDALSRAFAYLVSKWEGCNVGIAINDNGFALLLPADKRLSEEDIKALFEIEDLRETLRKALDNTELLKRRFRHVANRGLLILRRYIGRSKRLGRQQVMAVALLKVLKENYPDFPLLKEVYREIMEDKMDVKSAELFLSWVRDGKVKVVIDHNELPSPFAFNLEAIGSSDVVLMEDRRELIKQLHRKIMAMIEASG
- a CDS encoding glycosyltransferase, translating into MLLELVLAVIFLWDGYFFLNYIISLFRNYRTKEWTPKVSLLIPAYNEGERVLKSIKAALGQDYPDFEVIVVDDGSEDNTFEVANSVKDPMLRVYRNEHSGKARALNFGLSKASGEIIVTTDADSELDENALKELVRRFYSNEVLGVGGQVRVMGSSFLERAQDIEHLRIAMFRRAKELEDLSLAPGPIAAFRREALERIGGFVEDIVEDYATTKAIKKLGKVVYAPRARVYTEMHNTLSKLWRQRKRWFLGDLKNLGGGFTKDWAFLLLGDFVALLDILVPPLLLALGRWELFLLWYGFEVITMLVPTVVEEGSLLNALLFPFIVWFWALFYLMLHVYGYVRLLLSRL